From the Syngnathus typhle isolate RoL2023-S1 ecotype Sweden linkage group LG22, RoL_Styp_1.0, whole genome shotgun sequence genome, the window TAATCTAAGTGCCATTAGTGCTGTAGTAACAAACaataaatcaaacaaaacaaaaagtctgcACCCACGCTTACCGGTTTGACAGGCGTCCGTGGAGCTGCTGTGGTTCCCCACCAAAATGTTGGTTTCCCCTGGAGTCCCGTTGCCGGCCCGGTGAGACTTTGCGCCTTTGCTCTTCTTTCCCCCGTGCGAGTGTCCGTGTCCTCCGCTGGCGTGGCCGTGGAACAAGCAGAGCCCAAACAGGTTGACCACCAGTCCCGCGAATCCCACGCCGGCGAGCACCTGCGGCTGCTCGATCTCGCGGGCCTCGGTGAAGCGCTCGATCGCCTCTAGCACGATGGTGCAGCACAGCGCCGTGAGGAAAACGGCATTGACCAGCGCCCCCATTACCTCGGCCCGGATCCAGCCGAACGTGTTCTTCTCGGTCGCTTGGGTCTTCTCGGCGAAGCGCACCGCGACGAGAGCTACGATCAGAGCGATGACGTCCGACAGCATGTGAAAGGAGTCGGACAGCATCGAGAGGGATGCGGTGATCCGGCTCACCACCACCTCCACGATGAAAAAGGCGAACGTCAGCAAGAGCATGCATAGCAGCCGGACTCGATTAGGCTCACAAGCCATTTTCCAGTCGATGTTatagaaggggagggggggggggggggctagctCACTCCGGCAAGCTAGCTAGTATGAACTCCGTGCTGACAACTCGAGCTAACTGGCTCCCAGAGAGACAATACGAGCACCCCACACTACACTCACACTTACAGTTACCCCGTAACGTCAGCAGCACTTCAACTGGAAGAAGATTCATCGGAATTATAGTGACTTGGCAAACACCATAATGTCGACGCTCGCCCGAGCTCCAGTTTGCAGACGAACTGAAACTTTGCACCCGAGCCGGTAAACTTTCCACACGGAACACCAGAAGAACCGGCGAAAGAGCACGCCCTGTGCGAGTTCCTATTGAACGAGAGGACAAAAGGTCCAAGCCGATTGGTTAGATGTCGTTACACTTTAAAGTGGGCAGGACAGAGTAACCGGGCAACGGTGGTTGCTACGCAAGCCGCACGAGTGTTGTTTCGCGATGATTGACATGTGCATTGTCGTATTAGGCTTGAGAAGACCAATAAAAAAACACTATATAAAATAACGATGACTACAGGAAGTTGCTCTATAAACATTGCTTACTGGAATATGTACGTATGCTACACTTTTGACGTGGATAACGTGAGTTCTTGATGATGACAGACACGAATATGTTCGTCGTTCCCAAGCTTCAAGTAACAATTGCTTGTGCAGGCGTGTCTTCCCCCCTAAATGTTTACTTTTAATTTACACTCCACAGATTCTCAACGGAGAAATTAAGGGATAGGTTTATGTTACGTGCCGGATAACGATCGTGGGCACTACTGgtgcaaaacattttatttttccgaAATCCCAATAACTCAAATGTGACATATCAGTACAATCAACTGTGATGTTGAAATTCAATTTGTTTTGACAATAGTTCTAATTACTAATTTTCCATTACTTAAAGACCATGTAAAAGTAAATATACACGGTATAACGATTGTGGTAATCAGAAGTAGACAATATGTGGCATAGTCAGACATTGATTTCAATGGACTATTGTGGTAAACGAGTGACCTCTTGTGGTAGATTGAGTACTTGAAAAGAGTATTTGGTTTGGTTAAACAGTACATTTTTGTTCATCTGTACTACCTGGTTGTTGTATTTAGCCATAGCTGTCTAAATTTCCAGAATGAACCAAATTTCCTGCATATTCCCCTTTGGTCAAAGACAATCATATTTATGCCAATTATAACCTAAATGTATTCAAACCTTTAATTTGGCCTTTGTTGTAGTATTTTGAACCTATAATAATGACAACCTTCAATACAAAATCTTGTCGATAAAACAAGCACGGCACTTTATAAAtagcacatacacacaagcttaaTTCAAGTTAAGTAGACCCAACACttaaaatatttacaattatACGGGCACACGCCGACTGTCAGATGCGCATGCGGAGGATCTGATAGGCTTTTTCGAATTTCGTCAGGGTTTGACCATGCTGACTGACCATGTCGTATCGCGGCGCCATTGCCACAGAGTGATCCAGCTGACGGTTTTCCTTGTTGTCGCCTACAAAATGAAACTTCTTGCCAGGGGAATACTGCTCCCAGACACCTATGGGAGCAAAAAGAGTATTTTTAAAGCATTCCTGTGTCCAGAGACAAGATAAGGTAAGTCCTGTGACATGCTTTTGAAATTTTGACAAAAATCTTTATTGACACAATTATCAATTTATCTTTACCACTTAaccaattaaaaacaaaaaaaagtaaacagacAATATTTCCAAGCTGAGCTTGTGTGTCTCCAGAGGTCTTCATCGGGTTTGCGTACCTATGCTCTGCTCCCTCTGATGCGCCGCAGGGAAATTCTTCAAAAAATACTCCGCTCTGtaaaaaaactcaaaaatcaGAACAGTGAAAGAGATGTACTCAGCCATGCTGCCAGGTCATATGTCATTAATgctactttttttccttcttcttttcaAAAAGTACCTTAATAGTTTCTCGTCTGCGAGGCTTTCACGAAAACACATCTCTTGTTCCCGTcctaaaaaacaaatgcaaattagAAACCGTACATTACATATGCTTGCAATTGCTGTGTTGCCATGTTACAACACTTGAAATATATGATCCAGCACAAAACGTGATGGCGACCCGTAAGTAAAGCTCAGGTAAATTCTAaatatgagggaaaaaaaaaaaaaaaagctcacgcTCCAGCATCTCTTCACGTTCTTTAAGTGCCTTTTCTCGCTCTTTCAAGGCCTGCTCTCGGAGCCTGAGCTCTGCGACAGAAGGTGTTACATCTGTGGGCTTTTTGGAAGCAACGCCGGAGCCCGCCGACTGCCTCCGAAGTTGCCGCGTTTTCCTCCGCTCTTCGCCGACTGCTTCGGCCAGAAGGCTGCTCTGGAGGATGGATTCCACAGATGGCCTCAGATAGTCctggtgaaaaaagaaaaacagacagcACCATTAATGACACACCGGAGGGCGgggaatattcatattatttctAACCTTCAAGTTGAGCATTGTCTTGAGTAGGGTATTTATTTCTTCCGAGTATCGACACGGAATTCTGTTGAACTTGCCCTCTCGAATCCTGACGGCCAACTCTTTTTGGTTGTAGGCAGTAAAAGGGGGCCTGTAAAGAAAGATTTGTGCTCCTCAGTAAACAAAGCTATCCGTGCGGCAATGCGCTCGAGCAAACTTACCTAAGGGCACACAGCTCATACAGCAAACAACCCAGTGACCAGATATCCGACTTTTCATTGTAACACATCTGGTTCATTTGCTCCtgaaaaacaaacgttgcatcAATCTGTTCAAAATCTTTAGGGATCGGAACTACAGCATTTGCAATTTATGAAAACTCACAGGAGACATGTAGTAAGGCGTTCCAACAAACGTCTGGGCAAAGCTGGCTTCGTGGTTGAGGATCCGGGCCAGGCCAAAGTCACCCAGCTTCACGTTCTGTTTGACGTCCAGGAAGATGTTAGCTGGTTTCAAGTCTCGGTGAAGGACGGTGGGCCTGTCGTCATCCCGCTTGTGACACTCCTTTAGCGCTAACATGAGCTGTGCTGCGACACGCAGGATGAACTTTTCTTCTAAATAATGTCTGAGGAAACGGAAAGAGAGTCAAACCTTAAACGTTGCGGTTGCCAtgcagaaatgttttttttttaaagtactaTTAAGATATCAGAGGTCTTTTGTATTACTGTTTTTGTCTATCAGCATTCGTAAAAACGTGTTGTGAGGGTTAAAGAGTCACCTTTCCCTGATGCATCGGGCAATGAGGCTTGCCAGGTCTCCACCCTCGCAGTACTCCATGATGATGCACAGCGTGGTGTTGGTGCGGTCAACAATGCGGTCGTAGTATCTCACTATATTGGGATGCTTCAGCCCTCTTAGGAGGTTCACCTCTGACACCAGCATCTGCTTCTCGCTCTCAGACATTGTGCCATAATTCACCTCCTTCCAGACCAGAACCTTGGGTTCAACAACAGTAAGAGAAAAATAGCAATACAGGGGACTTAAAAATGAGAAACGCCAAGAACCAGGCTGAATTAAAAATCTAATTATTCattaattttcaaatttgaaagagaAAGTTAAACATTTGGAGACGGCTCATACAAACTACCTATTGTAATTATGGGCATTTCAAGGTTAcgaatacaatacaatattttaatagtttaaaaaaaaatgccaatggTTCCTCACCTTTCCGTCAGATTTCCGTTTTATTTTCTGACATCGTCCATAAGAACCGGACCCAATGGTGTGTAGCACCTCGTAGTCATACATGCTGGACGGCATCTTGTTTGTGTTGAAGTGATGTTTAATGTGCAGCAAGTTTGTGCGCATGCTGTTGCAGTTAAGAAAACGGAAACCGCTCTGATGTTTTGAATAGCGTAATAGCGTATCTCGATTGTGATTGGTCTACGTATTGAAGACGAGAAGCCCTAATTGGTTAGAGACCGGATGGGCGTGGCAACGTTGCCAAGGATACTGTTGTGAGCAAGACCCGCGAGAATAGAGCGGTAAGCGCACTAGATCTCCACTAGAGGACGCCAAATATTTGCATAGACCAAGACAGCATTTAAACGTAGGGCAATGGGAGTACAGTAAAGAAATGTAAATACGAGGCAACTATCTCCATTTAACATGTCTTGTTTGCACACGACATTTTTTGCACAACGAATTATGAAATTTTAAGCACACATGAATTTttgtgtgatttttgtgatgataaaaaaaaaaaaaacattttaatatcacgcgatcgactaatagtggcttggcgatcgaccggtcgatcgcg encodes:
- the nek2 gene encoding serine/threonine-protein kinase Nek2 isoform X2, encoding MRTNLLHIKHHFNTNKMPSSMYDYEVLHTIGSGSYGRCQKIKRKSDGKVLVWKEVNYGTMSESEKQMLVSEVNLLRGLKHPNIVRYYDRIVDRTNTTLCIIMEYCEGGDLASLIARCIRERHYLEEKFILRVAAQLMLALKECHKRDDDRPTVLHRDLKPANIFLDVKQNVKLGDFGLARILNHEASFAQTFVGTPYYMSPEQMNQMCYNEKSDIWSLGCLLYELCALRPPFTAYNQKELAVRIREGKFNRIPCRYSEEINTLLKTMLNLKDYLRPSVESILQSSLLAEAVGEERRKTRQLRRQSAGSGVASKKPTDVTPSVAELRLREQALKEREKALKEREEMLERREQEMCFRESLADEKLLSFFTERSIF
- the nek2 gene encoding serine/threonine-protein kinase Nek2 isoform X1 — encoded protein: MRTNLLHIKHHFNTNKMPSSMYDYEVLHTIGSGSYGRCQKIKRKSDGKVLVWKEVNYGTMSESEKQMLVSEVNLLRGLKHPNIVRYYDRIVDRTNTTLCIIMEYCEGGDLASLIARCIRERHYLEEKFILRVAAQLMLALKECHKRDDDRPTVLHRDLKPANIFLDVKQNVKLGDFGLARILNHEASFAQTFVGTPYYMSPEQMNQMCYNEKSDIWSLGCLLYELCALRPPFTAYNQKELAVRIREGKFNRIPCRYSEEINTLLKTMLNLKDYLRPSVESILQSSLLAEAVGEERRKTRQLRRQSAGSGVASKKPTDVTPSVAELRLREQALKEREKALKEREEMLERREQEMCFRESLADEKLLRAEYFLKNFPAAHQREQSIGVWEQYSPGKKFHFVGDNKENRQLDHSVAMAPRYDMVSQHGQTLTKFEKAYQILRMRI